In one Magallana gigas chromosome 7, xbMagGiga1.1, whole genome shotgun sequence genomic region, the following are encoded:
- the LOC136269967 gene encoding FMRFamide receptor-like, whose amino-acid sequence MPALENYLSFNNMTFLTGNNTNNSTDWTPIIIDPSVLDKILFRIKLWQISHGYILFPLCLFGIIGNVLSLATLTRKAVRSTTISIYLRCLAMADFFVLLTAIFRYRSYKLFFDDEGEKWSIYYFDPYVQVYVEPIHWMALGVSSFTTLALSMERYLAVRYPIRIKRTCTLQVVRAVIIGIMTTVLIISIPNFFAYRVGMFLRDNKSYVAVAMLTEMGKKTLYHCVYHSYLIPFLWYILPWIMLAVFSTLLSKNVRKSSKIRVDIPATPNPNRNLTLLIIMIVVLFLICNFPNCIIVFYNLVHHTMDNDVCTHETQGLLSKTTKLYDVLEVIGEILNVFNSCINFIVYCVVGTKFRRELKRLILCEKCKKKRNNRIVPSYSYHNRTRDTTTEVISSIAR is encoded by the coding sequence ATGCCTGCTTTGGAGAACTATCTGTCATTTAATAACATGACTTTTCTAACTGGAAATAATACCAATAATTCCACAGACTGGACTCCTATTATCATTGATCCATCAGTGTTGGACAAAATTCTTTTCCGGATCAAACTCTGGCAGATTTCGCATGGATATATACTCTTTCCACTTTGTCTGTTTGGAATCATTGGAAATGTTCTATCCCTGGCCACTCTGACTAGAAAAGCCGTGAGGTCCACCACTATCTCCATCTACCTCCGCTGCTTAGCGATGGCTGACTTTTTTGTCCTACTAACGGCTATTTTCCGTTACAGAAGCTACAAACTTTTCTTCGATGACGAGGGAGAAAAGTGGTCCATATATTACTTTGACCCCTACGTACAGGTTTATGTGGAGCCTATTCACTGGATGGCCCTAGGAGTGTCCAGCTTCACCACACTGGCTCTGTCTATGGAGAGATACCTGGCCGTCAGGTATCCAATCAGAATCAAGCGCACCTGTACTCTTCAGGTGGTCAGAGCAGTCATCATAGGCATAATGACCACAGTCCTCATCATAAGTATTCCCAACTTCTTTGCCTACAGAGTGGGGATGTTTTTAAGAGACAATAAATCCTACGTGGCGGTAGCCATGCTGACAGAGATGGGCAAGAAGACCCTGTACCACTGTGTGTACCACAGCTATCTCATTCCGTTCCTGTGGTACATTTTACCGTGGATCATGCTTGCTGTGTTTAGCACTCTGCTCTCCAAGAATGTCCGCAAATCCAGTAAAATCCGTGTCGACATTCCAGCCACACCCAACCCTAACAGGAACCTGACACTCCTCATCATTATGATCGTGGTTTTGTTTCTGATCTGCAACTTCCCAAACTGCATCATCGTTTTCTATAACCTGGTTCATCACACAATGGACAACGATGTCTGTACACACGAGACCCAGGGACTTCTctcgaaaacaacaaaactgTATGATGTGTTGGAAGTAATTGGCGAGATCCTGAACGTATTTAACAGCTGCATAAACTTCATTGTCTACTGTGTTGTTGGAACTAAGTTTCGCAGGGAGTTAAAGAGACTTATTCTGTGTGAAAAGTGTAAAAAGAAGCGCAATAATCGCATCGTGCCTAGCTACTCCTATCATAACCGCACAAGGGACACAACTACAGAAGTCATCTCCAGCATTGCTAGATAG